The Raoultibacter phocaeensis genome includes a window with the following:
- a CDS encoding response regulator transcription factor yields MSNETRRILLVEDEKAIRDAVTAYLERENYWVTAVGDGQEALEEFSKHHFDLVILDLMLPRVPGERVCRAIRDNSDVPIIMLTAKGEVEDRIIGLELGADDYLVKPFSPRELVARSRALLRRVHADSEPQREVLEFGELTIDVSGHKVLVNNEEIDLTASEFKLLTTLSRYPGRVYSRMELVEKVLGYDFEGYERTIDSHVKNLRAKIGDNPRNPKWLHTVHGVGYRFEDPTKAGQ; encoded by the coding sequence ATGAGCAACGAAACGAGACGTATCCTGCTGGTCGAGGACGAGAAGGCGATCCGCGATGCGGTCACCGCGTACCTCGAGCGCGAGAATTATTGGGTCACGGCGGTTGGCGACGGCCAGGAGGCCCTGGAAGAGTTTTCTAAGCACCACTTCGATCTGGTCATCCTCGATCTTATGCTTCCCCGTGTGCCGGGCGAGCGCGTATGTCGCGCTATTCGCGACAATTCCGATGTGCCGATCATCATGCTCACGGCAAAAGGCGAAGTCGAGGATCGCATCATTGGCCTTGAGCTCGGTGCCGATGACTACTTGGTGAAACCGTTCAGCCCCCGCGAGCTCGTGGCCCGCTCCCGTGCGCTTCTGCGCCGCGTGCATGCCGATTCCGAGCCGCAGCGCGAGGTGCTCGAGTTCGGCGAGCTCACGATCGACGTGTCGGGCCACAAAGTGCTCGTCAACAACGAGGAGATCGATCTGACGGCGAGTGAGTTCAAGCTGCTGACCACGCTGTCCCGCTATCCGGGGCGTGTGTATTCGCGTATGGAGCTTGTCGAGAAGGTGCTCGGCTACGATTTCGAGGGCTACGAGCGCACGATCGATTCCCACGTGAAGAACCTCCGCGCCAAGATCGGCGATAACCCGCGCAATCCCAAATGGTTGCACACCGTGCATGGCGTGGGGTATCGCTTCGAAGATCCCACCAAAGCCGGCCAGTAA
- a CDS encoding Tat pathway signal protein: MPERRPTHAKRAHAKQMNAKRAYTRKKAAPPSRTPAPSPSRPTHGQTLLTRRHFLYGALGIGAAAALAGGGFAVYNATQSEDPEETVATLQVPVDAVSLSDNCTAIDEAELSNYVTLVGSFELPYGTLLWTNNDSVAACLLPTEESARPLTQVALLYLGSGERTTVLEEAVGQAEGYDIYDVRTSEQGVIWTESNILDGMWRIFAASLSDGALGTPTLLEEGLAADWETPTIAAVGMNAFWQVLPALGGERTTSDSLLKRSRFGSNGAIDTVYASTGRMSTPPYPTSDSLVITPRTNSSGVNHQLTLIDADSGTVLDKVVLPSAMKPLEAGYGANGFTFSFDAWYNYGDGIAKIGTYTPAQTHAAEAYDGLPWFSWTRSPTAAPAWCGSWFIVKSTRAVCGVDIGSMTYFALPTESGSGKEGDYLATTGSTSTFVTYASVNNTSIDGTTKKVCLVRVWAPVA; the protein is encoded by the coding sequence GTGCCCGAACGCAGACCGACACACGCGAAGCGCGCTCACGCTAAGCAGATGAATGCAAAGCGCGCCTACACAAGGAAGAAGGCTGCACCGCCTTCGCGGACGCCCGCGCCTTCGCCCTCGCGCCCTACCCACGGCCAAACGCTCCTCACACGCCGCCATTTTCTCTACGGAGCGCTCGGTATCGGTGCGGCGGCGGCGCTTGCGGGCGGTGGGTTCGCCGTGTACAACGCAACACAGAGCGAGGATCCCGAAGAAACGGTCGCAACCCTTCAGGTGCCCGTCGACGCCGTTTCGCTCTCGGATAACTGTACCGCCATCGACGAAGCGGAACTCAGCAACTACGTCACGCTCGTCGGAAGTTTCGAGCTTCCGTACGGAACCCTTCTCTGGACGAACAACGACTCCGTTGCCGCATGCCTGCTTCCCACCGAAGAATCGGCACGGCCCCTCACCCAGGTAGCGCTTTTGTACCTGGGAAGCGGCGAACGCACAACCGTGCTCGAGGAAGCCGTGGGGCAAGCGGAGGGCTACGACATCTACGACGTTCGCACAAGCGAGCAGGGGGTTATCTGGACCGAGTCGAACATCCTCGACGGCATGTGGCGCATCTTCGCGGCATCGCTCTCCGATGGCGCGCTCGGTACACCCACCTTGCTCGAAGAGGGCTTGGCTGCCGATTGGGAAACGCCGACGATCGCGGCGGTCGGCATGAACGCGTTTTGGCAGGTGCTTCCCGCGCTCGGTGGTGAGCGCACCACGTCCGATTCGCTGCTCAAACGCTCTCGGTTCGGCTCGAACGGCGCAATCGACACCGTATACGCGTCAACCGGCCGCATGAGCACGCCGCCCTACCCCACGTCCGACAGCCTCGTCATCACGCCCCGCACGAACAGCTCGGGCGTCAACCACCAGCTCACGCTTATCGATGCCGATTCGGGCACCGTCCTCGACAAGGTTGTGCTGCCCAGCGCCATGAAGCCGCTCGAAGCGGGATACGGCGCAAACGGATTCACGTTCTCGTTCGATGCGTGGTACAACTACGGCGACGGCATTGCGAAGATCGGCACGTACACGCCCGCGCAAACGCACGCAGCCGAAGCGTACGACGGGCTTCCCTGGTTTTCGTGGACCCGCAGCCCTACCGCAGCGCCCGCGTGGTGCGGCAGCTGGTTCATCGTGAAATCGACGCGTGCAGTGTGCGGCGTCGATATCGGATCGATGACGTATTTCGCGCTTCCCACCGAAAGCGGTAGCGGGAAAGAGGGCGACTACCTCGCCACCACGGGCAGCACGTCGACCTTCGTAACGTATGCAAGCGTGAACAACACGAGCATCGACGGCACGACGAAGAAGGTCTGCCTTGTGCGCGTATGGGCGCCGGTTGCGTAA
- a CDS encoding RNA-binding domain-containing protein yields the protein MFSESDVIEFKREFSRTTLKTVVAFANTRGGIVYLGIEDDGEICGVEDPDATMLAAANSIRSSIKPNTSMIVQCERMEMNGKHVVGIRVERGANRPYYMADKGMRPEGVYIRQGSASFMATEAEIVDMLKASQKDSFEARRCLHQALTFSETSKAFENQKLEFGDAQLRTLGFVDEDGQFTNLAWLLSDQCTCSIKLAHFFGTKRITFKDRLETRGSLLAQFDQACHFLAEHTHYKTRFVDMRREDYDDYPPDAVREVLVNALVHQDFDSGAPPLVSVLEDRLETVSHGGLPASYSLSEFQMDVSVLRNPRLAHVFYRLGLIEAYGTGIARIFEAYERSETGPVFDITKHVFKVVLPNRNATHASDGEERGRRDIHGGDELGNQERLVFSVIEEQGPLKRSELQERFDFSQATLLRILKRLEEKGLVRAEGNTRRRVYRVLVAE from the coding sequence GCCTTCGCCAACACGCGTGGCGGCATCGTATACCTTGGTATCGAAGACGATGGCGAAATCTGCGGCGTTGAAGACCCCGATGCCACCATGCTCGCGGCTGCCAATTCCATTCGGAGCTCGATCAAGCCGAATACTTCGATGATCGTGCAGTGCGAGCGCATGGAGATGAACGGGAAGCATGTGGTCGGCATCCGTGTCGAGCGGGGCGCTAACCGACCGTACTATATGGCCGATAAGGGAATGCGGCCAGAGGGCGTCTACATTCGTCAGGGTTCGGCTTCGTTCATGGCCACAGAAGCCGAGATCGTCGACATGTTGAAAGCCTCCCAGAAAGACTCGTTCGAAGCGCGCCGATGCCTGCATCAAGCGCTCACGTTTTCAGAGACGAGCAAAGCCTTCGAAAACCAGAAGCTCGAATTCGGCGATGCACAACTGCGAACGCTCGGGTTCGTCGATGAAGACGGCCAGTTCACCAACCTTGCCTGGTTGTTGTCTGATCAGTGCACCTGCTCGATCAAGCTCGCGCATTTCTTCGGCACCAAGCGCATCACCTTTAAGGATCGGTTGGAAACGAGGGGATCGTTGCTTGCCCAATTCGATCAAGCGTGCCATTTTTTAGCAGAACACACGCACTATAAAACGCGGTTCGTCGATATGAGGCGGGAAGACTACGATGACTATCCGCCCGATGCGGTGCGCGAGGTGCTGGTAAACGCTCTTGTCCACCAAGACTTCGATAGCGGCGCACCACCGCTCGTGAGCGTTCTGGAAGATCGTCTCGAAACCGTGTCGCATGGCGGGCTGCCGGCTTCCTATTCGCTCAGTGAATTCCAGATGGACGTCTCGGTGCTGCGCAATCCGAGGCTCGCCCACGTGTTTTACCGGCTGGGGCTGATCGAGGCGTACGGTACCGGTATTGCACGTATTTTCGAGGCGTACGAAAGAAGTGAAACCGGACCCGTTTTCGACATCACAAAACACGTGTTCAAGGTTGTGCTGCCCAATCGAAATGCAACCCATGCGTCTGACGGTGAAGAGCGCGGCAGGCGGGATATCCACGGTGGCGATGAGTTGGGCAATCAAGAACGTCTCGTGTTTTCGGTCATCGAAGAGCAAGGGCCGCTCAAGCGCAGCGAGCTTCAGGAGCGCTTCGATTTCTCGCAAGCTACGCTTCTGCGCATCCTCAAGCGCCTCGAAGAGAAGGGGCTCGTACGCGCCGAAGGCAACACCCGTCGCCGTGTGTACCGTGTGCTGGTAGCAGAGTAA